In Ramlibacter sp., the sequence GTGGTGGATCGGGTCGCCGGCTTCGCGCCGGCCATGGCTGCTGTCGTAGCCATAGTGCTTGCTGTCGTGCAGTTCACCCTCCAGGTCCCAGAGGCCGTCGTCACGGGCATAGCCCCGGAAGGTGATGGCACGGGTGTGCAGGGGCGAGCGGGCAACGGGGGAACTGAGCATGGAATGGAACTGCGGGAGCGATCAACGACGTTGCCCCGATTTTGCCCGCGTTGGCGCAGCAGGCCTGTCGCGCACGGGGAGAAGCCACTCATGCAGGCGGCGCGCCATGGCCACATCCGGGCTCACGGCCACGGGCAGGCCCTCAAAGGCACCGTCAATCGCCAAATTGGCAAAGCCATGGCCCAGCGACCAGCCCGACAGCGCCACCGCGGCGCCCTCACCCGGCGCGTAGCGCTCGGCGGTGGCCAGCAGCACGTCAAAGCTGCGGCGCGCGGCCTCGGCCAGCGCCGGGAACTCGGCCTTGCGCGCCAGCATGGGGCCGAACATCAGGCGGAAATGCGCGGGCTGGGCGCGCGCGTGGCCCACATAGGCGTCGCCAATCTGCAGCAGCGCTTCGCGCGCATCGGGCTGCCTTGACGCCGCTTCCATCGCCTGCCCCAGGCGCTCGAAGGAGCGCGCCGCCACGGCCGCCAGCAGGTCGTCCAGGTTGGCAAAGTGGTGGTAGGGCGCGGCATGCGACACCCCCGCAACACGCGCCACCTCGCGCAGCGTCAGGCCAGGCAGGCCCGAGCGCCCGAGCAGTTCGTCCGCCGCGGCCAGCAGCGACTCGCGCAGATTGCCGTGGTGGTAAGGCCTGGGTGGTGGTTTTCGGCTGGCCATGCGCGTATCTTGACACGAGAAACATGAGGCGGCATGATGCGGCATCTTTCTCTTGTAAAGATAAGGAGCCCGCGATGTACCACCAGATCGTTCGCCACAAGCTGCGCAGCGCCTTTGCCGCCATCAACGCCGGCGCCTACGAGCGCATCGTGGTGCAGTTTGCGCCCGCGCATTGCCACGTCATGTACGGCCACCACGCGCTGGCCGGCGAGCGCCGCACGCTGGCCGCCACCACCGCCTGGTACGGGCGGCTGAAGCGCCTGATGCCCGACCTGCGCTTTGACGTGGGGGCCATTGCCGTCACGGGCTGGCCCTGGCACACCGTGGCCACGGTCACCTGGACCGACCACTTCGGCCTGCCCGACGGCAGCCGGGGCTCCAACCAGGGCGTGCATGAGTTTGTGCTGCGCTGGGGCAAGGTCCACCGGCTCGCGGTGCATTGCGACACTGAAAAGCTCCAGGCCTATTGCGAGCGCATGGCCGCGAGCGGCCTGAGCGAAGCGCTGGCCGAACCGATCACCGACACCACCGCTTTGCACTGAAAGCCATCGATGCCCCCCTCCAATGCTGCCTTGCTGCTGGCCGCCAGCGCCCTGATCGTTCTCGCCCTGGGGCTGGTCCATTTGCTCTACACCTTCAGCGGCGACAAGTTCGACCCGCGCGATGCCGCGCTCAAAGCCTGCATGCAGGCCGGCGTGCTGCGCCTGACCCGCGAAACCACAGTGTGGAAAGCCTGGATCGGATTCAACGCCAGCCACAGTTATGGCGCCATCCTGTTTGGCCTGGTGTGGGGGTACCTGGCGCTGGCACAGCCGGCCTTTCTGCTGGGCTCCACGTTTCTGCTGGCACTGGGCGGCGTGCTGCTGGTTGGCTATGCGCACCTGGCCTGGCGGTACTGGTTCAGCATCCCGTTTCGCGGCATGGTGCTGGCGAGTGCGCTGTATGGCATCGCGCTGCTGATGCTGTTTTGATCTGTCGCAGAAGGTCGGTCCGCCGGCGGGAGACAATGGGCGCTCCTATCGCTTCCCAGACTCCCAAACATGCTTGCTTTCCTGCCCCCGCTCGCGCGGGGCGTCATTGCCTTCATCCTGCTCGTCGTCAACACGCTGTTCTGGTGTGCGCTGCTGTTTGCCGTGTCCCTGGTCAAGCTGGTGCTGCCCTTTGGCGCGGTGCGCAAGCGCATTGACCCGGTGCTCAATGCCATCGCCACCGCCTGGATCGCCTGCAACGGCGGCTGGATGCGGCTGACCCAGCGCACCACCTGGGACGTGCAGGGCGTGGCCGACCTGCCCTACGCGGGCTGGTACCTGGTGAACTGCAACCACCAGTCGTGGGTCGACATCTTTGTGCTGCAGCGGGTCATGAACCGGCGCATCCCCATGCTCAAGTTCTTCCTGAAGCAGGAGCTGATCTATGTGCCGGTGATTGGCCTGGCCTGGTGGGCGCTGGACTTCCCGTTCATGAAGCGCCACGGCAAGGCCGAGCTGCGCAAGAACCCCGACCTGCGCCGCCAGGACCGCGAGACCACGCGCCGCGCCTGCCAGAAGTTTTCGCTGGTGCCCACCAGCGTGATGAACTTTGCCGAGGGCACGCGCTTCACCGCGGTCAAGCACCAGGCCCAGGGCTCGCCCTACCAGCACCTGCTCAAGCCCAAGGCCGGCGCGCTGGCGCTGGCGCTGGACGCCATGGGCGGACAGTTCCAGTCACTGATTGACGTGACCATCGTCTATCCCGGCGGGGCACCCACGTTCTGGGAGTTCCTGTGCGGCCGCACGCCGCAGGTGGTGCTGCGCGCGCGCCAGCTGCCGATCCCGGCTGAGCTCATGGGCGGAGACTACGAGGGCGACTCCGAATTCCGCGGCCTCTTCCACCGCTGGCTGGCCGACCTGTGGGCCCAGAAGGACGCACAGATCAGCGCCCTGCTCGCGGCACCCGCCGCGGGCTGAGTCCGCGGGCCGGCACAATGGCGCCATGCCCGACGCGCACCTTCCCGCTGCCCAACCGAACAACCCGCTGCACGGCGTGACGCTGGAGGCCATGGTCACGGCCCTGGCCGCGCACTATGGCTGGGCTGAACTGGGAGCGCGCATCCCCGTGCGCTGCTTCACGCATGAACCCAGCGTGGGCTCGAGCCTGAAGTTCCTGCGCCGCACACCCTGGGCCCGCGACAAGGTGGAAAGCCTGTACCTCTACATGCTGCGCGACAAGCCGGCCGCCTTGCTGGCGCTGTCGCCCAAAGGCACCGTGCCGGTGCTGCACTGCCCCGATGGCCGCGTGATCGACGAGAGCCTGGACATCATGCGCTGGGCCCTTCACATGCATGACCCGGCTGGCTGGCTGCCGCGCAGCGACACACCGGCGCAACAGGCCCTGCTGGCCACCAACGACGGCGCCTTCAAGCACTGGCTGGACCGCTACAAATACGCCAACCGGCACCCGGAGCGCAGCGCGGCCGACTACCGCGACGACGCCGCGGCCTGCCTGCTGGTGCCGCTGGAAGCGCAGCTGGCCCTAAGCCCCTGCCTGGGCGGCGCCACGCCCTGCCTGACCGACGCCGCGATCTTTCCGTTTGTGCGGCAATTTGCGGCGGTGGACGCGGCCTGGTGGTCCACGGCGCCCTGGCCTCACGTCAGGGCCTGGCTGGACGGCTGGCTGGCCAGCGAGCTGTTTGCGCTGGTGATGCGCAAGGAACGCTACGTTATTGATAGCGCGTAGTGGGCGCCCAGTCTGGACTCCAGCCCGATTCAATGCCCAACCAGGGCCGCAAAGGCGTTGCGCGTCTGCGGCGACACCGACGCCAGCACCTGGTCGTAGGAAGTCTGGTGGCGCGCGAGCAAACGGGCCGAGGCCACCAGCTTGGACTTGCAGAACCAGTGGCAGCTGTGCTGCATGAGAAACAGCTCGGCCGACAGCGTGAACGCGCGGTCCCGGTGCGACGCCGGGTTGGCGCCCTGGGCCGCGCGGTGGATGCCCGCGGCATGGATGGCCAGCGCCTGGCGCATGTCGAAAGTGGCCTGAGGCAGCAGGCGCGTGAGCAGCGGCAGGTACAGCGGCAAGCGGCTCACACGCGTGTGTTCGCTGTCCAGCCGCGCAAAGTCGGCGGCGAAGCGGCTGAACTCGCTGTCCAGCGCCTGCTCGGTGGATTGCAGCAGTGCCCAGACCTGCTCACGCCGCTGCGCGTCAGCCTCGCCCAGCGCGCGCAGGTAGCCCTGCGTGAGCGTCTCCATGTGCTTTTCGATCTGGTAGTTGCCCAGCTGGCGCGCCAGCAGCGCGACGCGCCGGCCCTGGTCCTGCGCCTTGTGCCACCAGGCGGCCGTGGCGACGAGCGTCACCAGAAGGAGAAATGATTCCATGGGGTGGGGGATTTTGGAGGGAGGGAGATGCGAACTAGTGTAGTGAGACAAACGGCACCCCATAATCGCGCCACAAATCAACCGTAGCGCACAGGGGAAGAGGCAATGACATCCGTCATCGAGATGCGATTTGGCCTGGCGGGCATGAACACGGTCCGCGTGGGGCTGGGCGACCGATCCCACTACGCGCGGCAGCTCAATTTCCAGGAACTGAATCCCTTTGCCACGGCGACGGAGGTGGTCAACCTCGTCAATGCGCTGGCGCCCATGGGGGCCGCCGGGTTGTCGGCGGCGGACTTCCGCACATTGGTGGCAGCACTGGCGGCAGGCGCAGGTGCCATGACACCGGCGCAGATGCTTGCCGTGGTGGGCGACCTTGCGCCACTGACAGCGGCGCAAATTCGCACCTTGTTGCTGGATCTGGTCACTGGCGGGGGCGCCATCCAGCCAGGTCAGGCCGCCACGCTGATTGCCGGACTGTGCCAGGGAGGGGGATCGATCAACGGCACCCAGGTGCGCACGATGTTCACCGCCTTGCGTGCCCAGCTATCCCCGACCGATCTGCATGATGCCTTGACTGAACTCCTGCCCTCCAGCGGGGCGCTGGTGCTGCGCGTCTACTCGGACCTGTGCCACGCCGGAGGCAACGGCCTGGGCGGCACGCATTTCAGGGAAGTGATCCGGCTGTTCCGCGCCGCCCCGGGCCATCTGAACGCCGTGACGCCCACCCAGCTGGACGCGCTGACACATGATCTGCGCATCGATCCGCTCACGGCAGCTCCCGCCCTCACTGGAACGCAAATCCGGGGCGTTGCGCGCGCCCTGCTGCACGGGGGTGGCGCGCTGACACCGGCCAACGCGCGAACATTGCTGATGCGTCTTCGGGTCAGCCTCACCATCGCACGGACCGAGGACCTCATCACCGCCACCGCGGGTAACTTCAACAATCTGGCCATCCGGCCCGCCTGGCTACTGGATGCGTCAGCGGCCACGACCGCGGGCGGCCAGGCGTTCGCCGACCGCCTTCACAACAGCATTGCGTCGAACACCAATGGTTGGACCGGCATGCGGCAGTTGCTCTCCCGAATGGACCAGGCCCGGTTGCCCGCCGACTGGGCTGTGAAACTGCTGGCGCTGTTTCCGGCACTCACGCCCAACCGTCATACTCGAATGAGGGATTTCATTGCGGACGGCGTCATCGCAGTGGCTGCGCTCAGCAACCGTTGGGTCGAGGATGTGCTCGACCGTCTGCAAGGTTTTCTGGACGATGGACGCTATCCTCACGGAGTCAACCGCCGCCACGCGGCGGCCGGCGTGGGCGGCGCGATTGTCCGCGCACGCAACATCAACGACGCCGCCATCCTGCTCAAGGAAGAACGGCTCAACTACTTCTGCAACTCGCACACCTACATGCGCTGCCATTTTTTCAACCGGCTGGCGCAGGGCGTGGCTTCCATCGAATTCTGGGATGCGGGCCAGACACGCCAGGCCATCATCACGGACTTCGCGAACGTGCCTGGCGCCTGGCTGTACAACCTGGCCACCGTCGCCATGAACGCCCAGGGCGGGTACGCATCGAACGTGTACAACAACAATCTGGAGGTGGGTCTGTATTACCAGGGCTGGAACAACGCGCATGGCAACCACGCCTTCAATGTCACCCATTTCTCGCCCGCCGGACAGAATCGCGTGCCCACCTCTGCCCTGCGCGCCATCTCCCATCTTTTCGACGACACCCCCTGAGGATGCGCGAACTCAACCCGCCCGTCGCAACGTCAGATTGATCCGCTGCTCGCCCAGCAGCGGATGCTGCTCGGGCTTGAGTGGCAACACGCCGTGGTAGCGCAGGCGGTCCGCGCCGCCCCACACCACCACATCGCCATGGAACAGCGGCACGCGGTCGGCCTTGTCATTGCGCTCGTGGCCACCCCAGAGGAAGACCGCCGGAATGCCGAGCGACACCGAGACGATGGGGTGCTCGTAAGCCGCTTCGTCCTTGTCCTGGTGCAGGCTCAGGCGGGCGCCTGGCACATAGCGGTTGACCAGGCAGGCGTCGGGCTCGAAGCCTGCAAACCCGGCTGCGGCCGCCGCGTCGCGCGCGAGTCGTTCAAACGCCGGGGGAATGGCGGGCCAGGGCTGGCCGGAGAGCGGGTCCCGCGCGGCGTAGCGGTAGCCGTGCCTGTCCGATACCCAGCCCAGAGGCCCGCAGTTGGTCTGCGCCGCCGACATGGTGAAGCCCCCGGGCGTGGTCATGTGCCGCCATGGCGACTGCCGCAGCACGGCCTCCAGCGCCTGCAGCAGCACTGGGGCGTCAGACCTTGCAAAGCCACGCAGCACGCAAGCCTGTGCGCCCAAGGCTTCCCGCTGTCCCGGGGTGGCGATGGGTTCGCCGAACAGGTCGCCCGTCACGGGGTGCTGCCCGGCAGCGATGCAAAGAACGCCGCGAAAATCCCATCCCTCTGCACCCCATGCGCCTCGCGCATCAGGTGCCTTCCGGCCCGCACCTGCCAGCGCAGGTCGTCGCCCAGCGCCGGGGTGCGCACCAGCTCGCTGGGCACCCAGTGGGGGTTGAGCAGCCAGGCGATGTTGATCACGTCCCAGATCACCCAGCTGTGCGGCTGCGCGTTGGCGGTGGCACCGTCCACGCCCAGCAGGGGCCACAACGGGTTGTGGGTGAACAGGTGATGGAGGTAGTCGCCCATGGCACCGCGGCCCTTGACGTAGCGCTCCATCTCGGCCAATGACAGGCGCAGCTGCGCACCCACGTGGTAGCCCGGCAGGTAGACATGGGGCACGCCGCTGTCCAGCAGCCACTGGCTGGCCCACAGGTCCTGCTCCAGGTTGAAGCTGTGGTTGATGTGCGGCGCATGGCTGGGGTAGCCACTGGTCCAGACCACCACGATGCGCTCCACGATGTCGGGCGCGAGCAGCAGCGCGCTGGCGATGTTGGTGACGCACCCCAGCGCCACCACATACAGCGGCGGGCCGCCCGGTGCATGCTCGCGCGCCGTGGCAATCAGGTGGTCCACGGCCTCGCTGCGCAGCGGCTCGCGCGGCGCCGGCAGGTAGCCCGCACTGCCGCGAAACACCCGCCCTGCATGGGGCTGGCCCAGCAGTTCGTACACCTTGATGATCTCGTCATGGCTGCGCGCCTTGCCTTCAGCGGGCGGGTTGAAGGGCGCGGCATCAGCGGGGGCTTGTGGCAGCAGCGCGCGGCGGTGGGCAAACGAAAACGGTGCGGCATAGACCGCCGCCACCTCCAGCCGCGCCGGTTCGCGCAGCGCCCAGGCCAGGGCAAACTGGTCGTCGATCTCGTTGGCGGCGTCGGTGTCGATCACGCAGCGCACGCGGCCCCGCGGCAGGGCCAGGCGCGCGCGGTACCAGTCGTCGGTGCGGTGATCAGGGCGTGCGTCGGTGTCAGGCATGTTGAGTCTCACGTTGCAGTCGTTGCCAGTCGGCGGGCTCGTCCACGTCCCACAGCGTGGGCAGCTCCAGCCAGGTTGCGCCCGCCGCCTGCAAGCGCACCCGCGTTTGCGCCAGCACCTGCGCGGTGCTCCAGTCCACCTCTTTGAACAGCGAGGGCAGCGGCTTGCGCAGGCCCAGCAGCACATAGCCGCCGTCTTCGGCAGGGATCAGCACTGTGTCATGGGCCTGCAACGCGTCGGCGGCCTGCTGCAGGTGTGCCGGCGTCAGCACCGGGCAATCGGTGCCCACGATCAACAGCGGCTGGCGCGGCGTGCGACCAAAGTGCAGGGCCATGGCCGCGCCCATGCGCTGACCGATGTCGCCACCCGGCTGGGGCAGGCACGCCACGCCAAAGCGCCGACGCAGGGCGCGGAAAAACCGGTGGTTTACATCGGGCGCGCACCACAGGGCCACGGGGCCGGTGGCGGCCTGCGCCGCCGTGCGCAGGGTCTGCAGCGCAAAGCCGCGCTGGGCCCGCGCGGCACCGACCGCGCCCAGCGCGGTGCCATCGGCTCGCAACGCCGGGATCAGCCGGGTCTTGGCCAGGCCCGGCACGGGCGCCTTGGCCAGCACCGCCACAGCGGCGCCGGCGCGCGGCTGGTAGCCATAGCGGCGCGCCAGCGCGTGGGCGTCGGCGCCCAGACACCAGGCCGCGCGCAGCCGCCACATCAGCACGATGGTGCGCCACACCCCGTGGCGCTCCCAGCGCCGGCCCGAAGTGGTCACGCGCGCCGCCAGGCAGGCCGGCGCCGAGCCGGCCTTGAGGCGGCGGCTCAGGTCCAGGTCTTCCATGAGCGGCAGGGCCGCAAAGCCGCCCGCGGCCTCAAACACGCGGCGCCGCACAAACAGGGCCTGGTCACCGGTGGCAATGCCGCTCAGGCGCGACCGCGCATTCATCATCGCGGCCACCACGGGCAGCCAGCGCGAGCGCCCCTCGATGCGCACATCAAACCGGCCCCAGTCGTGCGTTTGCAGGGCCCGGGCGATCAATTGGTCGGCATCGGGCGGCAACCCGGTGTCGGCGTGCAGGAACAGCAGCGCGTCGGCGGTGGGGCAGGCCCATGCCCCCGCATTCATCTGCCCGGCCCGGCCGCGCGGCGCCCGCAACAGCTGGTCGGCAAGGTCATGCGGAAACGACGCGCGCGCATCGGAACCGGAGCCGCCCCCGTCCACCACCACCACCTGCGCACCGCGCGCGCGCAGGGGTTGCAAGGCCTGCAGCCAGGGCAACAGGCCCGGCCCCTCGCCCAGCACGGGCACGATGATGGCCAGCCTCATGCGGCCAGGGCGCGGTCCAGCGCGTCGAACTCGTCCAGCACCCTGGCCAGCACCGGCGCGCTCAGGTAGTGATCGACGCGGTTGCGCACATGGGCCACCAGGGCCGCGTCGCTGCGCTCGGCCGACCAGTCCTCGCCTTCGGTGCCGGCACTTGCAGCCCGGGGTGACAGAGCCCGCCACTTGGCGCACCAGGTCACCGACCACAGCCACATGGCCCGGCGCAGCGGCACCAGCCAGCGCTGCGCGGGCCCGGCCTGCGGGCCCACGGCCTGCGACCAGGCGGCGTAAAAGCCCAGCACCTCATCGACCGACAGTTCGGCGCAGGTGTCCAGGTCCCAGGTGGTGGAGGTGTAGAGCGTGGCATGGGCCAGGTCGAGCGCGGGGTAGCTGTAGCGGCACTTTTCCAGATCCACCAGCACCGCGCGGCCCGCCGCCTCCACGATGAAATTGCCGGGGTGGCCGTCGAACGCGATCAGGCGGCGCTGCGGCCGCGCAGCGCCGCTGCACAGATGCTGAAGGCGCGCCAGCTCGCGCGCGATGCCCTGTGCCACCACCGGGTCCACGCCCGCGGCGGGCAGGTGCGCGGCCTGCACGGCGATTTCTTCGCCCAGCGCCTGCAGCGGATCGGCC encodes:
- a CDS encoding nuclear transport factor 2 family protein; the encoded protein is MYHQIVRHKLRSAFAAINAGAYERIVVQFAPAHCHVMYGHHALAGERRTLAATTAWYGRLKRLMPDLRFDVGAIAVTGWPWHTVATVTWTDHFGLPDGSRGSNQGVHEFVLRWGKVHRLAVHCDTEKLQAYCERMAASGLSEALAEPITDTTALH
- a CDS encoding TIGR04283 family arsenosugar biosynthesis glycosyltransferase gives rise to the protein MRLAIIVPVLGEGPGLLPWLQALQPLRARGAQVVVVDGGGSGSDARASFPHDLADQLLRAPRGRAGQMNAGAWACPTADALLFLHADTGLPPDADQLIARALQTHDWGRFDVRIEGRSRWLPVVAAMMNARSRLSGIATGDQALFVRRRVFEAAGGFAALPLMEDLDLSRRLKAGSAPACLAARVTTSGRRWERHGVWRTIVLMWRLRAAWCLGADAHALARRYGYQPRAGAAVAVLAKAPVPGLAKTRLIPALRADGTALGAVGAARAQRGFALQTLRTAAQAATGPVALWCAPDVNHRFFRALRRRFGVACLPQPGGDIGQRMGAAMALHFGRTPRQPLLIVGTDCPVLTPAHLQQAADALQAHDTVLIPAEDGGYVLLGLRKPLPSLFKEVDWSTAQVLAQTRVRLQAAGATWLELPTLWDVDEPADWQRLQRETQHA
- a CDS encoding acyltransferase, whose protein sequence is MLAFLPPLARGVIAFILLVVNTLFWCALLFAVSLVKLVLPFGAVRKRIDPVLNAIATAWIACNGGWMRLTQRTTWDVQGVADLPYAGWYLVNCNHQSWVDIFVLQRVMNRRIPMLKFFLKQELIYVPVIGLAWWALDFPFMKRHGKAELRKNPDLRRQDRETTRRACQKFSLVPTSVMNFAEGTRFTAVKHQAQGSPYQHLLKPKAGALALALDAMGGQFQSLIDVTIVYPGGAPTFWEFLCGRTPQVVLRARQLPIPAELMGGDYEGDSEFRGLFHRWLADLWAQKDAQISALLAAPAAG
- a CDS encoding VF530 family DNA-binding protein is translated as MPDAHLPAAQPNNPLHGVTLEAMVTALAAHYGWAELGARIPVRCFTHEPSVGSSLKFLRRTPWARDKVESLYLYMLRDKPAALLALSPKGTVPVLHCPDGRVIDESLDIMRWALHMHDPAGWLPRSDTPAQQALLATNDGAFKHWLDRYKYANRHPERSAADYRDDAAACLLVPLEAQLALSPCLGGATPCLTDAAIFPFVRQFAAVDAAWWSTAPWPHVRAWLDGWLASELFALVMRKERYVIDSA
- the alkB gene encoding DNA oxidative demethylase AlkB is translated as MTGDLFGEPIATPGQREALGAQACVLRGFARSDAPVLLQALEAVLRQSPWRHMTTPGGFTMSAAQTNCGPLGWVSDRHGYRYAARDPLSGQPWPAIPPAFERLARDAAAAAGFAGFEPDACLVNRYVPGARLSLHQDKDEAAYEHPIVSVSLGIPAVFLWGGHERNDKADRVPLFHGDVVVWGGADRLRYHGVLPLKPEQHPLLGEQRINLTLRRAG
- a CDS encoding TetR/AcrR family transcriptional regulator — protein: MASRKPPPRPYHHGNLRESLLAAADELLGRSGLPGLTLREVARVAGVSHAAPYHHFANLDDLLAAVAARSFERLGQAMEAASRQPDAREALLQIGDAYVGHARAQPAHFRLMFGPMLARKAEFPALAEAARRSFDVLLATAERYAPGEGAAVALSGWSLGHGFANLAIDGAFEGLPVAVSPDVAMARRLHEWLLPVRDRPAAPTRAKSGQRR
- a CDS encoding nucleoside hydrolase → MPDTDARPDHRTDDWYRARLALPRGRVRCVIDTDAANEIDDQFALAWALREPARLEVAAVYAAPFSFAHRRALLPQAPADAAPFNPPAEGKARSHDEIIKVYELLGQPHAGRVFRGSAGYLPAPREPLRSEAVDHLIATAREHAPGGPPLYVVALGCVTNIASALLLAPDIVERIVVVWTSGYPSHAPHINHSFNLEQDLWASQWLLDSGVPHVYLPGYHVGAQLRLSLAEMERYVKGRGAMGDYLHHLFTHNPLWPLLGVDGATANAQPHSWVIWDVINIAWLLNPHWVPSELVRTPALGDDLRWQVRAGRHLMREAHGVQRDGIFAAFFASLPGSTP